ACGTCGTACATACCATTCAGAAGTAAGTAGCAATAATCCCCATTGCAAAATTAGCATTGAGTCAATGATCAATAATCCCGTACCTAATAGTATAATTTACAAACAATCACCAAAATATACTATCAGAGATTATGAAATGTGGTGCTTGATGCTATGCTGAAAGCAGCGAGCAGAAGattacattttttaatttcttataAAGCGGTCGTTGTTAGAACAATGTTTGGATTATTAAAAAGTAAATGATACGAAATTGACGCAGTTACCATTCTcgtaaatttttaataattttggcCAATAAATAATAATCCTTCATTGTttcttcatttatttagtctacatctaaacagataacactgaatcaacaatttgacgccataatacacggttcgaggccgcatctctccatcctcgaatacgctccacgctcgccaagtcgttttgcacctggtctgcccatctcgctcgctgcgctctacgtcgtctcgtacctgccagatcggcggcgaacaccatctttgcagggttgctgtccggcattcttgcaacatccCCTGCCGAtggtacccttccggctttagctaccttctggatactgggttcgccgtagagctaagcgagctcatggttcattcttcgccgctgcacaccgtcttcttgcactccgccaaagatggtgcttgtaagtcctcctcgagcattgtccatgtttcatgtccgtagaggaaaaccggtcttataagcgtattgtacatgacacatttgatgcggtggcgaatcatttttgaccgcagttttttctggagcccgtagtaggcacgacttccacagatgatgcgccttcgtatttcacgactaacattgttatcagccgttagcaaggatccaaggtagacgaattcctcgaccacctcgaagatatctccgtctatcgtaacactgcttcccaggcgggccctgtcgcgctcggttccgtccacaagcatgtactttgtctttgacgcattcaccaccagtccaacttttgttacttcacgtttcaggcgggtgtacagttctgccaccttttcaaatgttcggccgacaatgtccatatcatccgtgaaacaaataaattgactggatctgttgaaaatcgtacccctgCTGTTACACcaggctctccgcatgacacattCTAGCGAAATGtttaacaacaggcacgaaagtccatcactttGTCTTAgttcccggcgcgattcgaacgaactggagtgttcgcccgaaatcttcacacagttttgcacaccatccaccgttactttgatcagtctggtaagcttcctagggaagttgttctcgtccataattttccatagctctacgcggtctatactgccgtatgccgccttgaaatcaacgaacagatggtgcattgggacctggtattcacggcatttttgaaggatttgccgtacagtaaagatctggtccgttgtcgagcggccgtcaacgaagccggcttgataacttcccacgaactcattcactaatggtgacagacgacggaagatgatctgggatatcactttgtaggcggcattaaggatggtgatcgctcgaaagttctcacactccagcttgtcgcctttcttgtaggtggggcatataaccccttccttccactcctccggtagctgttcagtttcccagattttaactatcaatttgtgcagacaAGTGGCTATCTTTTCCGggtccatcttgatgagctcagctccgataccatccttaccagctgctttattggtctttagctgttggatggcatccttaacttccctcaaggtggggactggttggcttccatcgtccgctgaactgacgtagtcatctcctccgctgccttgactttcactgcctgtactctcagcgccattcagatgttcctcgtagtgttgcttccacctttcgatcaccacacgttcgtccgtcaagatgctcccatccttatcccggcatatttcggctcgcggcacgaagcctttgcgggatgcgttgagcttctggtagaacttgcgtgtatcttgagaacggcacagctgttccatctcctcgcactccgcttcttccaggcggcgattcttctcctgaaaaggcggctctgctgtctccgcttccgtctataacgttccacgttctgccgggtaccttgctgcagcgcgaccgcccacgctgcgtccttctcctccagaatctgtctgcactcttcgtcgaaccaatcgttccgtcgacttcgtcccacatacccgacgttgttctccgctgcgtcgttaatggctgctttgactgtattccagcagtcttcaagagggaccccatcgagctcacccgcttccggcaacgctgcctcgagatactgcgcgtatgcagtggcgacatcaggttgcttcagtcgctctaggtcgtacctcGGCGGTCGTTAgggccacgatatgtcctgacgtcgataatgtcggagaattgccgtccatcaatcagaacgtcgatttgtgattctgtctgcagtggtgatctccaggagaaccgatacggaaggctgtgttggaagtaggtgctgcgaatggccatattcttggaggcggcgaaatcaattagtcacAGGCAGTTTTCGCTTGTCAGCCGTggggcgctgaactttccaatagtcggtctaaactcctcctcttggccgaCCTGAATGTTCAAATcccctatgatgattttgacgtcgtggcttgggcagctgtcgtactcacgctccagctgcgcgtagaatgcgtccttatcatcatcagtgcttccggagtgtgggctatggacgttgattatgctgaagttgaagaaccggccttggATCCTCGACcagcacattctttcattgattggcCACCAcgcgatcacgcgcctttgcatttcgcccatcactatgaaagctgttcccagctcgtgtgtgttgccgcagctctggtagatggtatgattacctctaaacgttcgcaccattgatcccttccaacaaacctcctgcagcgctacgatgccgaatccacggtccttgagcacatcggcgagtatgcgtgtactcccgatgaagttgagagatttgcagttccatgaaccgagtttccaatcgctagtctcttttcgtcgcagtggtcttcgccgatggttccggtccgtactctcttgttgattgttcgttgcgtgagttttttttttctggctggcttgcagggcctgacaccaaaccctctaaatttccggtggaccatggtgcacagtttcacttagagtcccttgcTGGCACTCGGATGATGATCAGCTGCCCCTtatatggagaacagacgctgttgtgagccgatcctgacatggagaacagacgctcaataagatttgcacctccggagaggaacaaccccccccttccctgtcagcatacgaccacagttcccaccggggttggttacccgatcttccctaaggttgctcgtatcccggccagcaccacggggaggtagggtaAGGACCGCATAAGAGGTAAGagactaaggaccgcgagatggggtctattttattccttcaggtatgcgaagtaccaatggtacgctttacccagcatttgccgtgcctgttTCTTCATATAAGCCCCAGCAACACAAGTCGTGCGAAATTGGTTGCACCAAcataattgtgactgaatctggtcttATATAAGTAACTGTGACCTGTGTGTAACAtgtcccaagcaacacctcttgtttctcagtgagtaacaacaaccgtggtgtgacttactaaaggtctgacttatgcacaacacgtcgtatttggaactcctttgtgacagaaaaagcgcaagaggtggagcctatttgcaacatcttgcgactacaatgaaaataaaaacataaataccaaccaggaatcgaaccatggaccttgagatttgcaacctgctactataaccatcacaccaacaattctatttggagattctgctacaagtgcactacataaacaacaaagtcatttgtaacttcattgtaccttatacggaacatgcaggggactgtcaaaaataaaatactgctcagctgagctcaaagtgttttgtaacatatcagaaacattgtcgtaacagcaatgaaccgaagtgttattaattctgcaacttatctgttttgtttctgatatgaaacacttcgaattttaaaccacccataGTCAGATGGGTaaaatattgcgacgccacttaaacggaaatgaaacattgtgattttctgaaactggaaagtggctagaatgtgactcgatgtattgacagtgtcttcaatgcaatttattgggaacaaacacctatttgaaagatgttgcgcgtgctgcttggggtgTGCTACTCGAgagtttgattgaatttggaaatgAGAGTTGAaggatttttattgatttggatGGAGATTTGCCTTCCTGAGTGCGCGTTTTTTCATGTTacgaacagcagaacgatcgcacgcGTTCGGAATAAATAAATCGTTCAGAATAAATAAATCTTtcggaataaataaataaatagtcgcttaccaaggcgacttACTATCCAGCTTTTCACGCAGGCCATGCTATAAAATTTAaatcaccccttttgacatCTGCTGTGTCGTTATTTACTCTACAATGGGGCAACCGAAAGCTTCGAGGATCATTATTACAATCTTCAATATTGTAGCCCGGATGGACAAATTTACAATATATAACAGTCAATTGAATGCTGTAAGGAAATGGCCGAACCTTTGGTTTCTCTCATAGAAAATGGTTTCAATGAGCAGTTCTAGACCAACTAGGAACAAAGCGGTCTTAGACTTGAATGaccattttcaaaaatgaaTCGCAATGAACTTAGAAGAAATGGTCAGATTTTTTATGCTTTACTACGTAAAACATGTATACCGTAGCGTTACGTGAGATACCAATTGTAATACGATACCTATTTCAATATGTGACTCAGATCAAGACAATAAGGTTTTGCATGTGAGTTAACCATCATTTCAGATCTTATACATCATTAAACAGACTTTGATTACACGGTTTTTAgctgagacttcaaaaatataTACCAACAAAAACTAAGTAATATTTGAAACGTTGATTAGTGGAATCTGTTTGTAGAGTCAAAATATCTTCCAATGATACGTTTTAACATCTACAATATaattgaagttgaaatgttattttaaattATGGATTTTATTACTCAGTGAATAGAAACTCAGATATATTATCATACTGAAGCAGGGTTCCAGGGGACACTGTTACAAATTGtggatttttttacataaaGTCCAATACTGGTTGAAATTTCCTAATAAGCATTTCTAAAACTATGCTCCAAATCCGTCGTCAGAAAACAACGAACGTATCCCCATTACCAACATACGATTCGAGGCTCTCCATTAGCAACCCAAAAAGAGGCTTCTTGCCCCCACCTCGTTGGATGCCGTTAGGTTTCTACTGATCTTCTTCTGGGTTTAGGGAATCATCGAGGACTAAGCAAAGAGATATTCACAAATCGCCTGTTACGGACTCCATGTTATCTGAATCTGATGTTTAGGAGCTTTCCAGTTAAATATCTATCTAAATACTCTAAAatagaaataatatttattgctGAGAATAAAAATAGATTTACCGAGATTTTGAATCATTCATCAACGAGTGAGTGAAAATCGATGACAGATAGAAAAAACAATAAGTTTAAAGCAAGGTTCAAGGCTACTAGGATACTGTTATTAAATCTGTACACAGTATCTGTCATGATTGAATCATCCCCCATCAATATTatagctagcgtaaaaagctggatagattACCTTATCATCTAACCGAATATCCCTTTCCCGTTGCACTCACAGATATGCAgaggtctcttgtagcaatgagtgttggactaattttcctcccctaatcctaaattgactgtgaggacgaggccggcatcgttattgatcGTGAATTATTGAAACTCCAAATCATGTACAGTGAAAATAGGTTTCTAATCCAGGAAAGCTATTTATTTGGGGAGCTGTgcaaatttgttgtttctcggccaatcacgacagGCAACTACGATGTGCACAGTCAATTAACCTAAGCTAGCTAAGCTATTTGGATTGAGATTTGCCTTCCTctcggatatgtgatcttgATGCGATGAGTGGGGTTACGCCATTAGCAAtgagatggcaaccaaagacatatcctgtcgtgctGACTAGtacattcaaatttaattgcctgtatgccgggtattaagccacccggagtggaaattaattactatgtctgaaactcgattatgcattgtacaacatgtgatagatttagttcggaaaaggtattggagggtaaccgccccttcggtgggctttgatcccacgaccccagtacgctagaccccagtacgctagctaagttgcggaggacgacggaggtccttcgtagcttagtactaagaaaaagcacctgtctagcgtactggggtcgtgggatcaaagcccaccgaaggggcggttaccctccaataccttttccgaactaaatctagcACATATTGTAcgatgcataatcgagtttcagacatgctgactatttttgtttggtgccgcgtcacatatctggcattgacgcacagATTTTACGCATTTTTATGTGATTCAACCGACATCGTTTCTTGGAGCTTTGAATGGTAGTGaagtcaggcagaggccttttttTATCAGTGGTAataatatgagatttcatattTTCGGGAATACTTTTCTGGTGAGTTCCCTGTAACGATGAGTCGAAGCTACGCTTTAAACTTGAGGTTGATTAAAAATGTGTTCAAGTTTATCGACattggattcactgagtagaagttttatcAAAACAAGAAACGTGGCACCAatcttattttgttatgtttcaATTTAAAGAAACATAATGAAAAAGTACCATATATTAtaatgattgaatttttgatactttttgaaaacatgaagatgTCTAATGCATAACTAAACGGCTAAaggatatttttgcctttctcgtttactAAGTATAcctaaaggctatatgatcactccaaaaacaaactttttatagaaggctcggagactcatagtgttatataccgatcgactcagctcaacgaattgatgtgatgtctgtgtgtatgtgtgtgtgtgtctgtgcgcacccacgtaccaaaatgtagcaaaagtgtcactcatttttcgggcacttatcctcaaccgttTTGCTCGCATTCGACCCAGACTTctattccattgtttcctatcgaaaattggccaaatcggactatgggctcggaacgtatggcgaaaatactattttttattcgcacgagaaaggcaccatcactgctaggtggattaatctggttttttttacagtgaaagGAGAATCACGAAAGGTAGAAATGCATTGGACTGTTTCAACTTAGGCGAACCAACAGATCAAACAGTCCAATCCATTTCTGCCTTTCGTGATTCAGTTTTTTGTGATTCCGTCTCTCGTGTTTCTGCCTTTTGTATCGTTCCGCCTTTCGTTCATTCTCTCTTTTGTATTCTGCCTTATATGCTTTCCGCCTTTCGTAGCATACCCCACCCAAAAGTTATTTCCTTGTCATTTTTATGAACCGGAAATTGAATTCTTTCTGGCATCATGTTCTACGTGAGTTGTAAAAACTGCTTCGGTAGATTTTGAGCGACCATAATGACAATAGACATCTAAATAACATAAACACTTACAACATGATTTAGACTCTTgtaataaaatgacaaaaatgacttcaaaatATTACAAAGTTAGTTAGCATAAGACCTCTCTCACTATTTTTGAACGTAATGCCCATAGATTCAGATGCAACAacgtcttcttggacgacatgttccTTGTACGCCTTCGGAAGGAATTAGACAACGGTATCATCGAAAGGctggtgcagaggtttctactctcTTCAAAATCCCGCCAGTAAACCTGCACAAAAAATCAGATGGGTTACCTTATGTAAGCTGTAAGACCCGAATTTCACACATATTAAAAAGACACAAAAAGACATATAGGggaagacacccagaaatcgccctccccccagttttcgcccacctattttaaaactttaatttctcgaaaaatagttgttggaaacagttaAAGCTCAGGTTTTTTCATAATTGATTGatgcttgtatggaaaaactttaactgtaactgttttcaacaactagtttacgagaaattaaagttttaaaataggtgggcgaaaactggggggagggcgatttctgggtgtcttaccctatgTGACCAAATTCAGTCACATTAAGGTTGCTGCAACAAGCTTCACTTGAATTGTTTGGGGAAAATTCTACTTGCAGTCGCAACACGTCTTTTCACCTAGCGACTAACATAATTAACACATGTAACGAGTGTTCCAAGATACATGAATTCATCGACAACCTCAAATCGCATTCCATTCATTTCCACCTCGGGACCAACACTGTTTGGAATACCCCATTCTCAGCTTGCCACCAGATACTTAGTTTTGACAGGGTTTATGATCAGCTATCTTTTTTCTGTGTACCGTTTAAAAGGTACGAAAACCTTTTCCTCTCCTCAGCAATCTACATCATTGATGTCGATGTCATCTGCAAAACCAAGGAGCATGTAAGTCTTGTTGCTGATGGTTCCGATTCTATGCTTACCAGATCTTTGAATTGCACTTTCCAGACCTGTGTTGAAAAGCATCTAACGTCACGAACGAATCGGACGTCTCACCAGATATACTGAAGCTCAATTTGGGCCCATtcattcttcttattggcattacacatccctcactgggatattgccgcctcgtttacttaccatttttgcattcgaatatcatgaggctaaaatgatgatacttttatgcccagggaaatggAGACAGTATCCAAACTAAAAATTgcatagaccggcaccgggaatcgaacccagccactttcagcatggtcttgctttatagcctcgcatcttaccgctaggctaaggaagaCCCCTAGCCACACATTTTAATCGCAgttaaaaattatgccaaatgattcAGACCCAATCAAGTGTCAACCTAGGATTATCATTAGTAAGTTATCATTATTATCAATCCTTCAAAGGTTTACCAAAAGAGAAGTTCAAGCGTCTCGTACCGTATCTTTACTACGAGGACGACGATCAACTGGGCGCACTTACAACACAACCCCTGGAAGTTCCCCGTCGTTATCCACCTCCGATGGGACGACTTGAAAAGGCATTTTTTCTTATTGGAGGTACATTTGCTGCGGGATTTGCCGGAGGAGGGGCCTACGGTATAGCGGAAGGAATCACATCGACTCGTGACTTCCGCGGAAACGTTCGAGTCACACAGTAAGAGGTTTTTTAATTCtagtaaatttaattaaataagaAATTTTGTCTAATTTAAGgattttcaaccattttttgAAACGAGGAAAATCGATGAGTAATATCCTCGGAGCAGTCGCACTGTTGTACTGTTCCACTGGAGTGTTGCTACAGTTGGCAAGAGGTGGAAAAGATGATGCTTGGAACACTATCGCGGCTGGAGGTTGTACCGGACTGATGATCAAGTCATCCATAGGGCGAAGCTTAAATGGAGGAATCGGATTGATACTCAGTTCTGTGCATGTTTTGATCGAACATTTGAAGAAAGTTGTACTTGGCTGAATAAATTTAGAACTGTGgttgtgttttaaatgtttattTGTTTCTCTAGCATGATTGTGCAGCACCAGTTTTATTTCTGGTCATataatgcatttttttgttcGTATCCAAAGATATGTTTCTAACCAAGGCTATTATTTTCAAGTACCGGCTAAGTATGTGTGAAGACTAGAATTACATGATAGTACTAATTCGTTATAATGCAGGTAAACGCCTtgagatatttcactgatgatgACCAAAAAcgtttcttctaaaattttctaATCAGATACATACTGAGAGTGTTAGTCTAAAAAACACAACACTTGACGCACCAATCCAATTAAACCAAGCACTTCAAGATGGGTTTGCTTAAGTTCAATTGTAATCATATCTCGCTGTATCACCATTTTCCCGAACTCAACTCAGCAAATTTTATTCTTATGCTAATTTTTATTGTCTGTATACGAGCTTGCAACAGCATCCTTAAACACCCAAGTGCCATATAATTCCACTTTACCGCCCATGCTTCGTTAGCTCTCAATCAGAATTCCTCCCGCTCGCGCCCGCCGAAATGCCAAACACGTCAACCAAATGAAAATGGTAATCGCCGTGATTTTTCCTCCCACATCGGCATTTTCGGTGGGTACACAAATCGCGACTTTTCCTTTTTATGTTCGACAATATGTTTATGCATACATTAAGACGTTCGCATACTTCGCCTGGTGCGTGGTATCAGGAGAAATCTACCGAGAGCATAAATTCTGCTTATTTCGGGGAGGAAGTTTCGCGATTTCATCCTTCTTCATTATCCTTATCTCGGCACTCACGTGTGGAGCTGCAGCGCGATCCAGTAAGTAGGAGGGCGTGATTCCATGGCGGTGTGTTTTTTCGTATGCAAATTggatgttatttttatttatttattagctTTCCCGTGCATGGTTGGATGGAAAAAAAATACGACTAGATAATACAAGACAAGATTGGTGTATTGTTGTTGATGCGTTTTATCCGGCAGACAAGGTGGATGAATCTAGCCTTGAGGAAAATTTATTGCCTGCGCAGATCCTGTTGCTAGTAAATCGTTTCGCTCGCATCTGATATTCATCAGATTAATAATCTTGAGTGGATAATACTTTTTCTTGCTCTGGGAATGGTTCGGGGTTAGAGTTGAACGCTTTATTTTATAGCTTGGGAAGATAAACTGTTTGTTGTTTTATCTTGATTGTATAGGAAGGGAGCCGTCTCTAGACGTGCCATTAACTTTGAAAGGTTTTGTGAAATATGCATAGCAAGAGCGTGTGTAATATGCATGGGAAATGTGAGACTTTTATACGTAATGACACAAATGGCTTAAGAAACGAACGATTATCCATATGCGATGTTCTTTTATGTAGATTTCAATCAAAACAAAGTATGTACAAATTGAATTATTCTGGTGCAGGTATTCAGTTTTCAATTATTGTGCTTAagttgaattaatttgtgtgtgATCCTGGGCCCAGGTAAACGCTGAAGCTCGCAGCCACCCAGGATGGAGATCGTTTACGTTGGCCCTATTGTACTTCTAGGGGTGCTCTGGACATATAAGTGAGTGAGAGGGTTGTCAAAATTATGTGAAACCACAGATCAAAAGAACAGTTTTCAATCGCCAAACATAATAGTTACTATGTTACTATCGAAGCCGTTGCTGAGTAGACATTAGGCTAAATAACAGCGTTAGGCaaaattattttccaaattCAAGAAATATTTGTCTAATTCCATCGGTTTTTTATGTTCTCGAATACCTGTTCTTAGGAATCGGATTTTCATTGTATATACCACTTAAAGCCTGTATATACCCAAATCGCTAGGaaatcatgttcaaatgaaagGCAGATACTGTATTTAGTAGTGAGAtgcataaaaatattaaaaatttcatatttatgaGCATTCCACGGTCATGCCTGTGAGATCATCGTGAAATCGTCTCTGGGGTGAACTCAGCGCAAGTGTAAACGCGACGGTGAACATGAAACGTGGAGCTGTTTatgaattcaaaaatacaaggAGAATATATTGATCTTGATTGAGAGTTCAGATCGACAGAgagtcagaaaaaatattttaagttttttttagtggaatgtattcaacagtctaagacaagtttagtattttccatttaattccactaagttttgttatctttgcaggtacgtatttcgaccgATTTAATTGTTATAAGATACGAATATTACCAATGAGTTTAGTTTTAATTATAATTCAGTATCGATTGTTACAAATCGATTCTTCGTGATGATTTTACCAAAGTTTTCCAGTGTTGTAATAATTGTTTTCCTCGTATGAAGATGAAGAGAACATATGAAATACTTGTTTAAGAATCAATTTACAtaataaaacaatttcaataatgaaaaataaataataaaatgagaaaaatcatAAAACTCCTCGGAATTGTTGAAGATTATTTTGAAAGTCCTCAATATTTATCGGCATTTTTTTGGTTGCCtccttaaattattatttttggtcAAAAAACACCGAGGGAGGGacacacatttttttatatttgtatcAACAAAACTCAAAGCCATGATGGACTTGTAGCAATCGATGCTTGATAAAGCCGATACTGGCCGGTACCTGGACGAGTGTGCCTTTTGGCTCGTGAACTCGTGaacagaaggttggagtgaacgtggccgctattcaagaagtccgatggcctagatccggagaacgtgaattccgagccgtggaccccacgaccaacactgcattcaagtataacatctatcacagcggcggcggaaaagcagagtatggagttggtttcgtagtgatgggcaagcagatgaagcgagtgatgcggt
The nucleotide sequence above comes from Armigeres subalbatus isolate Guangzhou_Male chromosome 3, GZ_Asu_2, whole genome shotgun sequence. Encoded proteins:
- the LOC134223988 gene encoding mitochondrial import inner membrane translocase subunit Tim23-like — encoded protein: MAKLSGKLFHLKTPKQNRTVRAFPLLYCFTLAALQQLPKASPSFLGFKPLSALADSSDNLESRGTSYIPFRSLPKEKFKRLVPYLYYEDDDQLGALTTQPLEVPRRYPPPMGRLEKAFFLIGGTFAAGFAGGGAYGIAEGITSTRDFRGNVRVTQIFNHFLKRGKSMSNILGAVALLYCSTGVLLQLARGGKDDAWNTIAAGGCTGLMIKSSIGRSLNGGIGLILSSVHVLIEHLKKVVLG